In Micromonospora purpureochromogenes, a single window of DNA contains:
- the cspE gene encoding transcription antiterminator/RNA stability regulator CspE yields MAIGTVKWFNADKGFGFITPDGGGADVFAHFSAIQSSGYRSLDENQRVEFEVTQGQKGPQAENIRPL; encoded by the coding sequence ATGGCTATTGGCACCGTCAAGTGGTTCAACGCTGACAAGGGCTTCGGCTTCATCACCCCGGACGGCGGCGGCGCCGACGTCTTCGCCCACTTCTCGGCGATCCAGTCCTCCGGCTACCGGAGCCTGGACGAGAACCAGCGGGTCGAGTTCGAGGTGACCCAGGGCCAGAAGGGCCCGCAGGCGGAGAACATCCGCCCGCTCTGA
- a CDS encoding DEAD/DEAH box helicase, with product MTMTIPTFAATGLAPALLTELTAQGITEPFPIQTATLPDSLAGRDVLGRGRTGSGKTLAFGLPLLSRTAGRRARPGRPLALVLVPTRELAQQVTTALTPYARAVGLRCATVVGGLSLQRQADALRSGAEVVVATPGRLHDLINRGDARLDQVAITVLDEADQMADMGFLPQVTKLLEQVAPDGQRMLFSATLDGGVDKLVRRFLSNPVSHSVDPGTATVTAMTHHVLHVDAADKPAALTQIAAREGRTIMFMATKHRADRMARQLLAKGVRAAALHGGKSQPQRTRILEQFRTGQVTALVATDVAARGIHVDGLDMVVNVDPPTEAKDYLHRGGRTARAGESGTVVTLVLPEQRRDVSRLMTVAGIKPQSTQVRLNDGSLARVTGAREPSGVPVTIVVPQPAPAARIANGGGEGARSAHRTSGRSRRPRRPRIA from the coding sequence ATGACCATGACCATTCCCACCTTCGCCGCGACCGGCCTGGCACCGGCGCTGCTCACCGAGCTGACGGCGCAGGGCATCACCGAGCCGTTCCCGATCCAGACGGCCACCCTGCCGGACTCGCTCGCCGGCCGCGACGTGCTCGGCCGCGGCCGTACCGGCTCGGGCAAGACGCTCGCCTTCGGGCTCCCGCTGCTGTCGCGTACCGCCGGCCGCCGGGCCCGCCCCGGTCGCCCGCTGGCGCTGGTGCTGGTGCCGACCCGTGAGCTGGCCCAGCAGGTCACCACCGCCCTCACCCCGTACGCCCGCGCCGTCGGGCTGCGCTGCGCCACCGTGGTCGGCGGCCTGTCGCTCCAGCGGCAGGCGGACGCGCTGCGCTCCGGCGCCGAGGTCGTGGTGGCCACCCCCGGCCGGCTGCACGACCTGATCAACCGGGGCGACGCCCGGCTCGACCAGGTCGCCATCACCGTGCTGGACGAGGCCGACCAGATGGCCGACATGGGCTTCCTGCCGCAGGTCACCAAGCTGCTGGAGCAGGTCGCTCCGGACGGCCAGCGGATGCTCTTCTCCGCCACCCTGGACGGCGGCGTGGACAAGCTGGTCCGCCGCTTCCTGAGCAACCCGGTCTCGCACTCCGTCGACCCGGGCACCGCCACGGTGACCGCGATGACGCACCACGTGCTGCACGTCGACGCGGCCGACAAGCCGGCCGCGCTCACCCAGATCGCCGCCCGTGAGGGCCGCACGATCATGTTCATGGCCACCAAGCACCGCGCCGACCGGATGGCCCGCCAGCTGCTGGCCAAGGGGGTACGCGCCGCGGCCCTGCACGGCGGCAAGTCCCAGCCGCAGCGCACCCGGATCCTGGAGCAGTTCCGCACCGGCCAGGTGACCGCCCTGGTCGCCACCGACGTGGCGGCCCGGGGCATCCACGTGGACGGACTGGACATGGTCGTCAACGTGGACCCGCCGACCGAGGCGAAGGACTACCTGCACCGGGGCGGTCGTACCGCCCGGGCGGGGGAGTCCGGCACCGTGGTCACGCTGGTCCTGCCCGAGCAGCGCCGGGACGTCTCCCGGCTGATGACCGTGGCCGGGATCAAGCCGCAGTCGACCCAGGTACGCCTCAACGACGGGTCGCTGGCCCGGGTGACCGGTGCCCGGGAGCCGTCCGGCGTGCCGGTGACCATCGTCGTCCCGCAGCCGGCGCCGGCCGCGCGTATCGCCAACGGTGGCGGGGAGGGCGCGCGCTCCGCGCACCGCACCTCGGGCCGCTCCCGGCGCCCGCGCCGCCCGCGTATCGCCTGA
- a CDS encoding RrF2 family transcriptional regulator — translation MYVSARSDYALRAMLAVAASTGGAGGPAGSESPPGSVPAGGSGTSTGSRSGPTGGSGPADGPTAPGGAGGELVKAAALAESQGIPLSFLQGILLDLRRAGLLHSHRGTEGGYALTRPAGEISVGDVLRAVGGSLTTVRGLPAEDAGYHGVATGLRDVWLAVHGAIAVVVDRTTLADLLVRRERSAIG, via the coding sequence GTGTACGTCTCCGCGCGCAGCGACTACGCGCTCCGGGCGATGCTCGCCGTCGCCGCCTCGACCGGCGGCGCGGGCGGGCCGGCGGGCTCGGAGTCGCCGCCCGGGTCCGTCCCGGCGGGCGGGTCGGGTACGTCAACCGGCTCCCGGTCCGGACCGACCGGCGGGTCGGGGCCGGCCGACGGCCCGACAGCGCCCGGCGGGGCCGGCGGCGAGCTGGTGAAGGCGGCGGCCCTGGCGGAGAGCCAGGGCATCCCGCTCAGCTTCCTCCAGGGCATCCTGCTGGACCTGCGCCGGGCCGGGCTGCTGCACAGCCACCGCGGCACCGAGGGCGGGTACGCGCTGACCCGGCCCGCCGGGGAGATCAGCGTCGGAGACGTGCTGCGCGCCGTCGGCGGCTCGCTGACCACGGTGCGCGGCCTGCCGGCGGAGGACGCCGGCTACCACGGCGTGGCGACGGGGCTGCGGGACGTCTGGCTCGCGGTGCACGGCGCGATCGCCGTGGTGGTCGACCGGACCACGCTGGCCGACCTGCTGGTCCGCCGCGAGCGGTCCGCAATCGGGTGA
- a CDS encoding ABC transporter permease: MAGDTLTGTPRTDAEISGLDALEIAGREKEASRGARLWAATWPKLAALALAIGIWQVVVWSGWKPPWSLPGPVVVGEELIRQASGAQLWQGIAITLRRAAVGYVFSVAVGLLVGLAVARSRVLRAAIGSMITALQTMPSIAWFPLAILLFELSEKAIFFVVVLGAAPSIANGVISGVDYVPPLLLRAGRNLGARGLNLYRYVIAPAALPAIVAGLKQGWAFSWRSLMAGELLVVGISQTSLGAQLTYARELADSPWLLATMIVILVVGLLVDAAFGAADKAIRRRWGVLDQAGQ, encoded by the coding sequence ATGGCCGGTGACACCCTCACTGGGACGCCGCGTACCGACGCGGAGATCTCCGGGCTGGACGCGCTGGAGATCGCCGGTCGGGAGAAGGAGGCCTCCCGGGGCGCCCGGCTCTGGGCGGCCACCTGGCCGAAACTCGCCGCGCTGGCCCTGGCCATCGGCATCTGGCAGGTGGTGGTCTGGAGCGGCTGGAAGCCGCCGTGGTCGCTGCCGGGGCCGGTGGTGGTGGGCGAGGAGCTGATCCGGCAGGCGAGCGGCGCCCAGCTGTGGCAGGGCATCGCGATCACGCTGCGCCGGGCTGCCGTCGGGTACGTCTTCTCGGTCGCGGTGGGCCTGCTGGTCGGCCTCGCGGTGGCCCGGTCCCGGGTGCTCCGGGCGGCCATCGGCTCGATGATCACCGCCCTGCAGACCATGCCGTCCATCGCCTGGTTCCCGCTGGCGATCCTGCTGTTCGAGCTGAGCGAGAAGGCGATCTTCTTCGTGGTGGTGCTCGGGGCCGCGCCGTCCATCGCCAACGGGGTGATCAGCGGCGTCGACTACGTGCCGCCGCTGCTGCTGCGCGCCGGCCGCAACCTCGGCGCCCGGGGACTCAACCTCTACCGGTACGTCATCGCGCCGGCCGCGCTGCCGGCGATCGTGGCCGGCCTGAAGCAGGGCTGGGCCTTCTCCTGGCGCAGCCTGATGGCCGGTGAGCTGCTCGTGGTCGGCATCTCGCAGACCTCGCTCGGCGCGCAGCTCACCTACGCCCGGGAGCTGGCGGACTCGCCCTGGCTGCTCGCCACGATGATCGTGATCCTGGTCGTCGGCCTGCTCGTCGACGCGGCCTTCGGCGCGGCGGACAAGGCGATCCGGCGCCGCTGGGGCGTGCTGGACCAGGCCGGTCAGTGA
- a CDS encoding ABC transporter ATP-binding protein: MTSTTTAPKSATTAVALSGVTKVYGRGANAVLALDGVSLDVAPGEFVCLVGASGCGKSTLLNLVAGLDRTSGGRIALAGDASPGLMFQEPALFPWLTVEANVEVPLKLRGLPRAERRERVAELLRTVHLADFGRKRPHELSGGMRQRVALARTLALDTPILLMDEPFGALDAMTRDILHDELERIWSERKLSVLFVTHNVREAARLADRIILLSSRPGRIIWSTEVDVPRPRRIDSPEVAAIAAEVTDRLRTEVGRHGR, from the coding sequence ATGACGTCGACCACGACGGCGCCGAAGAGCGCGACCACCGCGGTCGCGCTCTCCGGCGTGACCAAGGTGTACGGGCGCGGGGCGAACGCCGTCCTCGCCCTCGACGGGGTGAGCCTCGACGTCGCGCCCGGCGAGTTCGTCTGCCTGGTCGGCGCCTCCGGCTGCGGCAAGAGCACGCTGCTCAACCTGGTGGCCGGCCTGGACCGGACCAGCGGTGGGCGGATCGCGCTGGCCGGCGACGCGAGCCCGGGGCTGATGTTCCAGGAGCCGGCGCTCTTTCCGTGGCTGACCGTCGAGGCCAACGTGGAGGTGCCGCTGAAGCTGCGTGGGCTGCCCCGGGCCGAGCGGCGCGAGCGGGTGGCGGAGCTGCTGCGCACCGTCCACCTGGCCGACTTCGGCCGCAAGCGCCCGCACGAACTCTCCGGCGGGATGCGCCAGCGGGTCGCGCTGGCCCGCACCCTGGCCCTCGACACCCCGATCCTGCTGATGGACGAGCCGTTCGGCGCGCTGGACGCGATGACCCGGGACATCCTGCACGACGAGCTGGAGCGGATCTGGTCCGAGCGGAAGCTGTCGGTGCTCTTCGTGACCCACAACGTCCGCGAGGCGGCCCGGCTCGCCGATCGGATCATCCTGCTCAGCAGCCGACCCGGCCGGATCATCTGGTCGACCGAGGTGGACGTGCCCCGACCCCGGCGCATCGACTCCCCGGAGGTCGCCGCGATCGCCGCCGAGGTCACCGACCGACTTCGTACGGAGGTGGGCCGTCATGGCCGGTGA
- a CDS encoding ABC transporter substrate-binding protein, with the protein MRRLPFRRLVSLATLAVIGVATAGTTAACGDDSEAGGSGPVTLRLGYFPNITHAPAVVGVEKGIFAQKLGTDVKLETKTFNAGPAAIEAVFSGALDATYIGPNPTVNAFSKSKGEAVRVISGAASGGVALVVKPEITSVEQLRGKKIATPQLGNTQDVALRYWLKEKGLKTTKEGGGDVTVVPQENAQTVETFGSGAIDGAWVPEPFVSRLVNAGGKVLVDERDLWPDRKFVITNLIVSTKFLKAHPDVVKKLVEGQVAANEFVNTKPDESQQAISDHIGKITGKPLDLKLIKQAWPTLEFTNDPIASSLKTGLDHAVAVELTQPVSLDGLYDLTYLNEVLKTQGKTEVAQP; encoded by the coding sequence ATGAGACGGCTCCCCTTCCGTCGGTTGGTCTCCCTCGCCACCCTCGCCGTCATCGGCGTGGCGACGGCGGGGACCACGGCGGCGTGCGGCGATGACAGCGAGGCCGGCGGCTCCGGCCCGGTCACCCTGCGGCTGGGCTACTTCCCCAACATCACTCACGCTCCGGCCGTGGTCGGCGTGGAGAAGGGCATCTTCGCCCAGAAGCTCGGCACCGACGTCAAGCTGGAGACCAAGACCTTCAACGCCGGCCCCGCCGCCATCGAGGCGGTCTTCTCCGGCGCGCTCGACGCGACGTACATCGGTCCGAACCCGACCGTGAACGCCTTCTCCAAGTCCAAGGGCGAGGCGGTCCGGGTGATCTCCGGCGCCGCCTCCGGCGGCGTGGCTCTGGTGGTCAAGCCGGAGATCACCTCGGTCGAGCAGCTTCGCGGCAAGAAGATCGCCACCCCGCAGCTGGGCAACACCCAGGACGTGGCGCTGCGCTACTGGCTCAAGGAGAAGGGCCTGAAGACCACCAAGGAGGGCGGCGGCGACGTCACGGTGGTGCCCCAGGAGAACGCCCAGACGGTGGAGACCTTCGGCAGTGGCGCGATCGACGGCGCGTGGGTGCCCGAGCCGTTCGTCTCCCGGCTGGTCAACGCTGGCGGCAAGGTGCTCGTCGACGAGCGCGACCTCTGGCCGGACCGGAAGTTCGTCATCACCAACCTGATCGTCAGCACCAAGTTCCTCAAGGCCCACCCGGACGTGGTGAAGAAGCTGGTCGAGGGGCAGGTCGCCGCGAACGAGTTCGTCAACACCAAGCCGGACGAGTCCCAGCAGGCCATCTCCGACCACATCGGCAAGATCACCGGCAAGCCGCTCGACCTGAAGCTGATCAAGCAGGCGTGGCCCACCCTGGAGTTCACCAACGATCCCATCGCCTCCTCACTGAAGACCGGGCTCGACCACGCGGTCGCGGTGGAACTCACCCAGCCGGTCAGCCTCGACGGCCTGTACGACCTGACGTACCTCAACGAGGTGCTCAAGACGCAGGGCAAGACCGAGGTGGCCCAGCCATGA
- a CDS encoding M16 family metallopeptidase, protein MPTRRVRIPATKYPVERYTLDNGLRVVLTPDRSAPVIGVAVVYDVGIRSEPEGRTGFAHLFEHLMFQGSENLEKLAHFRHVQGAGGTFNGSTHLDYTDYFETLPSNALERALFLEADRMRGPRLTEENLRNQVDVVKEEIRVNVLNRPYGGFPWLTLPPVMFDTFPNAHDGYGSFVDLESATVADAADFFRRYYASGNAVLAVSGDIDVAETTTLIERHFSDVPARPAPRRPDFTEPDLTVERRSTYTDTLAPLPAVAGAWRVPDPIDDFAGYLPYVVLAEVLTDGDASRLVERLVQRDRTVTGLGGYLGFMGDPFDVRDPTALLLQAHLPPSGDVDKVLRTIDEEVDRLATDGLTEGELARTQARMATHLLRDTDAVLGRALRMAVLEQQRGEPGLLNELPRLVGEVTEEQVRAAAATLRPERRAAVEVIPGGAR, encoded by the coding sequence GTGCCGACGCGCAGAGTCAGAATCCCCGCGACGAAATATCCGGTTGAGCGGTACACCCTCGACAACGGCCTGCGGGTGGTCCTCACCCCCGATCGCAGCGCCCCGGTCATCGGGGTAGCGGTCGTCTACGACGTCGGCATCCGGTCCGAGCCCGAGGGGCGTACCGGCTTCGCCCACCTCTTCGAGCACCTGATGTTCCAGGGCTCGGAGAACCTGGAGAAGCTGGCCCACTTCCGGCACGTCCAGGGCGCCGGCGGCACCTTCAACGGCTCCACCCACCTGGACTACACCGACTACTTCGAGACGCTGCCGAGCAACGCCCTGGAACGGGCGCTGTTCCTGGAGGCCGACCGGATGCGCGGCCCCCGGCTGACCGAGGAGAACCTGCGCAACCAGGTCGACGTGGTCAAGGAGGAGATCCGGGTCAACGTGCTGAACCGGCCGTACGGCGGCTTCCCGTGGCTGACCCTGCCGCCGGTCATGTTCGACACCTTCCCCAACGCGCACGACGGCTACGGCTCCTTCGTCGACCTGGAGTCGGCCACCGTCGCCGACGCCGCGGACTTCTTCCGCCGCTACTACGCCAGCGGCAACGCCGTGCTGGCGGTCAGCGGGGACATCGACGTCGCCGAGACGACGACCCTGATCGAGCGGCACTTCTCCGACGTGCCGGCCCGACCCGCGCCGCGGCGGCCCGACTTCACCGAGCCGGACCTCACCGTCGAGCGGCGCAGCACGTACACCGACACGCTGGCGCCGCTGCCGGCGGTCGCCGGGGCCTGGCGGGTGCCCGATCCGATCGACGACTTCGCCGGCTACCTGCCCTACGTGGTGCTGGCCGAGGTGCTCACCGACGGCGACGCCTCCCGGCTGGTGGAGCGGCTGGTCCAGCGGGACCGGACGGTCACCGGCCTCGGCGGCTACCTCGGCTTCATGGGCGACCCGTTCGACGTGCGCGACCCCACCGCGCTGCTGCTCCAGGCGCACCTGCCCCCCAGCGGGGACGTGGACAAGGTGCTGCGCACCATCGACGAGGAGGTGGACCGGCTGGCCACCGACGGGCTGACCGAGGGCGAGCTGGCGCGTACCCAGGCCAGGATGGCCACCCACCTGCTGCGGGACACCGACGCGGTGCTCGGCCGGGCGCTGCGGATGGCCGTGCTGGAACAGCAGCGCGGCGAGCCGGGCCTGCTCAACGAGCTGCCCCGGCTGGTCGGCGAGGTCACCGAGGAGCAGGTCCGGGCCGCCGCCGCCACCCTGCGGCCGGAGCGCCGCGCCGCCGTCGAGGTCATTCCCGGAGGTGCCCGGTGA
- a CDS encoding M16 family metallopeptidase produces MTTTAPATPRALPALGPTRKLKVPKQAERRLANGLTVIAVRRPAVPLVELRLWMPFGRTHLARGAMLSQTILSGTQTHTATQIAAELQKVGGGLSAGIDPDRLMLSGAALVTGLDRMLELAADVLTDATYPADWVGTERDRLIDRIQVAQSQPAHLARTALLKRIYGSHSYAVQTPEPEQVRAVKPPALRKLHAERVHPAEAVLVLVGDVRPERALDAAEQTLSGWRGDTRGVDLPPTPPLEPGPLLLVDRPGSVQSSLRMALPAVPRTHPDHAALQLANLVFGGYFSSHWVENIREDKGYTYGPHSSVEHSVAGSVLVAAAEVATEVTGPALLETTYELGRLASLPPKPDELEQARQYALGTLQLGMSTQAGLASLTSAYAGNGLRLDFLAEHAARLARATAEDVAEVAARYLAPAKAVTVVLGDADRIEGQLAALTPVRRESA; encoded by the coding sequence GTGACGACGACCGCCCCCGCCACGCCGCGCGCGCTGCCGGCGCTCGGCCCCACCCGCAAGCTCAAGGTGCCGAAGCAGGCCGAGCGGCGGCTCGCCAACGGGCTCACCGTGATCGCGGTACGCCGCCCCGCCGTGCCCCTGGTCGAGCTGCGGCTGTGGATGCCGTTCGGCCGCACGCACCTGGCCCGCGGCGCGATGCTCTCGCAGACCATCCTTTCCGGCACCCAGACCCACACCGCCACCCAGATCGCCGCCGAGTTGCAGAAGGTCGGCGGCGGGCTGTCGGCGGGCATCGACCCGGACCGGCTCATGCTCTCCGGGGCCGCCCTGGTCACCGGCCTGGACCGGATGCTGGAGCTGGCGGCCGACGTGCTGACCGACGCGACGTACCCGGCCGACTGGGTCGGCACCGAGCGGGACCGGCTGATCGACCGGATCCAGGTGGCGCAGAGCCAGCCGGCGCACCTGGCCCGGACGGCCCTGCTCAAGCGGATCTACGGCAGCCACTCGTACGCGGTGCAGACCCCGGAGCCCGAGCAGGTCCGCGCGGTGAAGCCGCCGGCGCTGCGCAAGCTGCACGCCGAGCGGGTGCACCCGGCCGAGGCGGTGCTGGTGCTGGTCGGCGACGTGCGGCCGGAGCGGGCGCTGGACGCTGCCGAGCAGACGCTGAGCGGCTGGCGCGGCGACACCCGGGGCGTCGACCTGCCGCCGACCCCGCCGCTGGAGCCCGGTCCGCTGCTGCTGGTCGACCGGCCCGGCTCGGTGCAGTCCTCGCTGCGCATGGCGCTGCCGGCGGTGCCGCGCACCCATCCGGACCACGCCGCGCTGCAACTGGCCAACCTGGTCTTCGGCGGCTACTTCTCCTCCCACTGGGTGGAGAACATCCGTGAGGACAAGGGCTACACGTACGGGCCGCACTCGTCGGTCGAGCACTCGGTCGCCGGCTCGGTGCTGGTCGCCGCCGCCGAGGTGGCCACCGAGGTGACCGGGCCGGCGCTGCTGGAGACGACGTACGAGCTGGGCCGGCTCGCCTCGCTGCCGCCGAAGCCGGACGAGCTGGAGCAGGCCCGCCAGTACGCCCTGGGCACCCTTCAGCTCGGCATGTCCACGCAGGCCGGTCTCGCCTCGCTGACCAGTGCGTACGCCGGCAACGGGCTGCGACTGGACTTCCTGGCCGAGCACGCCGCCCGGCTGGCCAGGGCGACCGCCGAGGACGTCGCGGAGGTCGCGGCCCGCTACCTCGCCCCGGCGAAGGCGGTGACTGTGGTGCTGGGCGACGCCGACCGGATCGAGGGACAGCTGGCCGCGCTGACCCCGGTGCGCCGGGAGTCGGCGTGA
- the nudC gene encoding NAD(+) diphosphatase — MSGEPAPPLARTTLDRAAHRRTDPDWLAQAWQRSRVLVLDSSREGMALVRTDANPPALVLREPAELDGIADAAPLFLGLEPDGAPVFAVDAPLPDLPGTRTAHLRDVGHLLSDRDAGIFTTALALVNWHLGHGWSPRTGHRTEIDEGGWSRVDAQGHRAWPRTDPAMIVLVHDGVDGPDGRCLLGNNATWPSTAGERRFSCLAGYVEPGESAEAAVLREVHEEVGVAVERIGYAGSQAWPFPGSLMLGFLAEADPEAPVLLDPTEIAYARWFTRREVGAVLAGRAVDAGDGDRVILPPPSSIALFLIHRWLDGHC; from the coding sequence GTGAGCGGCGAGCCCGCCCCGCCGCTGGCCCGCACCACCCTGGACCGGGCGGCGCACCGGCGTACCGACCCGGACTGGCTGGCGCAGGCCTGGCAGCGGTCCCGGGTGCTGGTGCTCGACTCGTCGCGGGAGGGGATGGCGCTGGTCCGTACCGATGCCAACCCGCCGGCGCTGGTGCTGCGCGAGCCGGCCGAGCTGGACGGGATCGCCGATGCCGCGCCGCTCTTCCTCGGCCTGGAGCCGGACGGGGCGCCGGTCTTCGCGGTGGACGCGCCGCTGCCTGATCTGCCGGGCACCCGGACGGCGCACCTGCGGGACGTCGGGCACCTGCTCAGCGACCGGGACGCGGGCATCTTCACCACCGCGCTGGCGCTGGTCAACTGGCATCTCGGGCACGGCTGGTCGCCGCGGACGGGGCACCGGACGGAGATCGACGAGGGTGGCTGGTCCCGGGTGGACGCGCAGGGCCACCGGGCCTGGCCGCGGACCGACCCGGCGATGATCGTGCTGGTGCACGACGGGGTGGACGGCCCGGACGGGCGCTGCCTGCTCGGCAACAACGCGACCTGGCCAAGCACGGCGGGGGAGCGGCGCTTCTCCTGCCTGGCCGGCTACGTCGAGCCGGGGGAGTCGGCCGAGGCGGCCGTGCTGCGCGAGGTGCACGAGGAGGTCGGGGTCGCGGTCGAGCGGATCGGGTACGCGGGCAGCCAGGCCTGGCCGTTCCCCGGCTCGCTGATGCTCGGTTTCCTGGCCGAGGCGGACCCGGAGGCGCCGGTCCTCCTCGACCCGACCGAGATCGCGTACGCCCGCTGGTTCACCCGCCGGGAGGTCGGCGCGGTGCTGGCCGGGCGGGCGGTGGACGCCGGCGACGGGGACCGGGTGATCCTGCCGCCGCCCTCCTCGATCGCCCTCTTCCTCATCCACCGCTGGCTGGACGGGCACTGCTGA
- a CDS encoding DUF397 domain-containing protein, with amino-acid sequence MNDIRNTVSARQLADAPWRKSTRSQTSNCVEVAPLGASPTVVALRDSKDPSGPVLLFNRAGWLGFVGGAKNGQFDLN; translated from the coding sequence ATGAACGACATCCGCAACACCGTCTCCGCCCGGCAGCTCGCCGACGCCCCGTGGCGCAAGAGCACCCGCAGCCAGACCTCGAACTGTGTGGAGGTGGCGCCGCTGGGAGCCAGTCCGACCGTGGTCGCGCTGCGGGACAGCAAGGACCCGAGCGGGCCCGTCCTGCTGTTCAACCGGGCCGGCTGGCTCGGCTTCGTCGGCGGGGCGAAGAACGGGCAGTTCGATCTGAACTGA
- a CDS encoding helix-turn-helix domain-containing protein: MPPAVPSPILRRRRLGTELRRLREAAGLTGDQVIERIGWASASKLSRLENGRSRPDPDDVRLLLDLYGAEPELCDDLIGITHEAGDMRGWRKSYPVMTQQQLGWAEIEAGCAEIREYNPVLVPGLLQTPGYARLRIVSADRAASATGDPEAGEDPETEVRARLARQSLLDRVDGPRYTAVLEEAALGRRAGPPEVLHEQLVKLCELAILPNVTLHLLQRDTVIGDFYLPPTAFSLYRFADPQDPETLAIEGGFIDVMSHEANPVNRYKVAFEWLCSAALSASDTLSWLFEATGRLTDSAAPSTSAHGSAAPVQRRRHSGRLTER, translated from the coding sequence GTGCCTCCTGCCGTACCCAGTCCGATCCTGCGCCGACGCAGGCTCGGCACCGAACTGCGCCGCCTGCGCGAGGCGGCGGGACTCACCGGCGACCAGGTCATCGAGCGGATCGGCTGGGCGTCGGCGTCCAAGCTGTCCCGGCTGGAGAACGGGCGCAGCCGCCCGGACCCGGACGACGTACGCCTCCTGCTCGACCTCTACGGCGCCGAGCCGGAGCTGTGCGACGACCTGATCGGGATCACCCACGAGGCCGGCGACATGCGCGGTTGGCGCAAGTCGTACCCGGTGATGACGCAGCAGCAGCTCGGCTGGGCGGAGATCGAGGCCGGCTGCGCGGAGATCCGCGAGTACAACCCGGTGCTGGTGCCGGGGCTGCTCCAGACCCCCGGCTACGCCCGGCTGCGGATCGTCTCGGCCGACCGGGCGGCCAGCGCGACCGGCGACCCCGAGGCCGGCGAGGACCCGGAGACCGAGGTACGCGCCCGGCTCGCCCGCCAGTCGTTGTTGGACCGGGTCGACGGCCCGCGCTACACGGCGGTGCTGGAGGAGGCCGCGCTGGGCCGCCGGGCCGGGCCGCCGGAGGTGCTGCACGAGCAGCTGGTGAAGCTCTGTGAGCTGGCCATCCTTCCCAACGTCACGCTGCACCTGCTGCAACGCGACACGGTGATCGGCGATTTCTACCTGCCGCCGACCGCCTTCTCGCTCTACCGGTTCGCCGATCCCCAGGATCCGGAGACCCTGGCGATCGAAGGCGGCTTCATCGACGTCATGTCACACGAGGCAAACCCGGTAAATCGCTATAAAGTGGCCTTCGAGTGGCTGTGCTCGGCGGCGCTCTCCGCATCGGACACCCTCTCCTGGCTCTTCGAGGCGACGGGGCGGCTGACCGACTCGGCAGCCCCGTCCACGTCGGCCCACGGGTCGGCGGCGCCGGTCCAGCGCCGGCGACACTCCGGGCGCCTGACGGAACGGTGA